Within the Nitrosococcus wardiae genome, the region AGTTTCCTTAGGCGGTACTCCATCGCTTTGCTTGATACTTCAAACTTATCTGCCATACCCTCAACAAATGTGGTCAGAAGGGCTTTTTCTTCACAGGTCTTTTTTATAGATTCGATTAATTTCTCCCCCTCTTCCAGGATAAGATCTTGGGGCATTAAGAGCTGTGCAGCGAAGTTATTTGCCTCGGATTCATAAGAATCCCAATATGACTCGCTTCTGCTCATTGCTTTCTTTGAATCAGTAAAACCTTGTTTAGATTTAGCACTATGAAGGCAGTAGTGTCCAATCTCATGCGCCAAAGTAAACCTTCTTCTAGGGGAATACGAATTCTGTAGAGGATTGATTTTTACAATAGGTGTCTCATCTTTAAAGAAAATCTCCCCTACGATATTCCTTGAGTCGAGGGAAAAATCTAACTCTACCAGAATACCTAGCTCCTTTGCGATTCTGTCAACATCAATTGGTGCTTTAACTTCAAAGGCCTTCTCCTTGGCAAGGTAAAATAAAAGCTCAGACGCATTAGAATAAAGCCTTTTTTCCTCGTTAATCATCGTTTTCCTTCCCTTTTAGCTGACTAGCTAATTGCTTAGTAGCTGCACCTGTTCGATCAATTTTTGTCGCTGTTACTTGATTGTCCTCTATACGTTCCTGAATAAGTTGCTCCACTTTAGATATTAGCTTTATCTTTAAGTGCCGTTTAACATCCGGATTCTCTAAAATGGAATTAGCTAATTTTATCCCGCAGCCCTCATCCGATTGAATTTTTTCTTGTAATTCCTCAGTTATTTGCTTCTCTAGAGACTCTTTTGAAGCTGAGAACTGCTGCATAAATACATATCCTGCTATTGCAAGAACTACGGTGATGCCAACAAATATAATTGTAGTGAAGACTATGTAAGTATTCGCAATCGCGATTGCATTGGATGGGCTTTGTACAGTAGCATTTTTGAGCCATCCCAAGAACCAAGGTGCAATTGCACCGCCGATAAACCCAGCCAGCAGCACCGCTATAATTTTACACACTTTTTTCAACAATTAGAGTTCTCCATTCTTCGATGAGGAGTCGAATAGGAAGCCCCATGAATTTAAAGGTAAGCCGTGAAACCCTAAGGAACTACCGACAAAGCACCTCACAAGGCACTCCATCCCCATCGCCATCAAGCCTAGACAGCCCACAAGCCAAATACCTCAAAGCCTCCGTACAGCTATCCATATGACCACAATACCTCTTAGGTCCACATTCAGAAGCCGCCTGCTTGGCCCTGGTCCGCTTATCCCGCCTCCATTCCCATCATGGCACCCTCTGCGTCTCTGAATGCGCCTACAAGCTCCTATAGGCCGCTCTCCTTGGTTCACCTTCATAGGGATTCATTGCCTGTAGACCCAGATAGATTCGTGAGCCGCTCAGTATGGACCCGCATGCCTCGGTGATGTGGGGACTGGGGGTTAGAAGTCCAGTAGCGGCTTCGAGAACCTTTTTCCCCAATCAATTATTTGGGGACCTCGTTGACCCCTAACTAATTTTCTAATCTCCACTCACAGAAGCAGCACAGAAGGCAATCCCCTCTCCCACCCAACCTCGTGAGATCATGGCACCGTATTCCCGAAGTGAACTGACAAAACGGTGGTTGGAATCATTATGCATCCAGCGATTGTTATAGACTTGGTAAATGGGAGCAGAGTCGCCCGGGCAGACGCCGTCAGTGGGCAGTTTGGCATAGAAGGCAATCCCTTCATAAGTCCATTGATCAGGGGCCAACACATTGTCGGGATTGAGGGAACGAAGATAAGCGCAGTCTTCCCAGTTCGCCGTATAAAAGTGGGAATTTGCCCCCTGGGTATAAAACCGGCAGACGGGCAGCGCCCCTTCTTCTGGTCCCGACCACGCATAGAAATAGCGCTGAGTATCGTACCAACCCGGTCCCGCCCCGCCTTGGTTGACAATCGCCGCATCTTCTTTAGAGCCTGTTAGAAAGTAATGATTAAGATCGACATTGTAGAATTCATAGACGAGGCGGTAACGATTGAGCACATTGGCAAGGACTACAGACCCATGCCCATCCGCGATTCCTATACCACAGAACCCATAGGTCGCGCACGCGTTCCCAGCGGGAAAAGGCTTACTAGCAAATTGAAGCACGGCATTGAGTTCTGCTCCCACTAAATGCGGATTCACGGAGAGCATCAGCGAGGCGATTCCAGAGATATGGGGGGCTGCCATGCTGGTGCCTTCACTCCATGCATAGTCGAACCCCTGAGGAGTGGCGGCGCCATTATCCATGGTAGAGAGGATTCCAGCTTCTAAGTGGCCATACCAGGAGATATCTCCGCCGGGGGCGGCAATTCCCGCGCCAGTAAAATCCAGATTGGTATATGAAGCGAGTTCCCCTTTATGATTCGTGGCAATAACGGTAAGCACGCCCTCGCAATTAGCGGGATAATAATATCTAATATCATCACTCTTGTTGCCGGCGGCCACCACCACAAGTACGCCCTTCCCTAGGATTTTATTGATGATTTCCTGATGTGATCGCGGGCAAGGTCCATTTCCCCCTAGGCTGAGATTAATCACCTGGGCGGGATGGAGATTGGGGGGAGCGCCGGGCACTGGAAGACCCGCCGCCCACGCCATCCCGTTGGCAATATCGCTCGCAGTTCCACCACATCTCCCTAGTACCCGCACGGGGAGAATTCGGGTATGCCAATCCACTCCGGCCATACCGAAGCCATTGTCACCGCGCGCCGCAATGATCCCCGCCACATGAGTCCCGTGCCAGGAGCTATCTCTTGCAGCTTGACCCCCGCACTCACCCTCCACGCGCCAGTTCCCTGGGTCCGTGGCATCGCTATCCATACCATCCCCATCATTCGCGCTGCCGGGTTCAGAGACAAAGTCATACCCTGGCAACAAGCGCGCGGCGAATTCCGGGTGAGGTCTTATTCCACTGTCCACCACCGCCACAATCGTATCGGCGGAGCCGCGGGTGATCTCCCAGGCACGAATCGCCTCGATTCCGCCTAAAAAACCTTCCTTTTCACCTTCCAGATTCCACTGGTGGTGGAAGAAGGGGTCATTGGATAGCGACTGGGCTTCCATGCGTGTATCCGCCTCGATCCACTCGATACCGGAAAATCGCTCTACACGCTGGAGGAGAGAGAAAACCGTCTCGCTCTCCTTGGGCGCTAAAAAGCGGAACACGTGGGCCTCATTGACCATCGCTCCGTGGAACACCAGTGCTTCACCCAAAGCCGATTCCAGTTCGGCAATCACCTCTTTAGGAGGCGGCAAATTAGCCCGGGCGAGTGCTTGGATTTGAGGAGATTTAAAGCGGACGATGATTCCTTCCACGATCACCGCCGGCGGGGGCGTGGGTTCCAAACGAAATCTATTCGATTCTGAAGACTGGTATTCAGCCTGCTTAGCCACCGCTTCTCTTGCCGTGGAAACTCGCTGATTGAGAGTGAAAGGAAGGGTTGTTTTCTCTAGCAATAGGCCTTCGATCAGCGGGGACAATATCGAGGCGCTCAGTTTGGCCGGCCTCTCTTCCAGAATTTCTCCAGCAACGCTATGCGCGCATAGAACAAGGCCGAGAAAAGTCCAAGCCCATACATACATTCCAATTTTAGAGACTAACATTCCTCCCTCTTACAAAGGTTATTAATTGGTTATCCTAAAAGTTTGCGGTTAGAAAAAGGGCTGAATCTTCCCCAGAGAAAAGTCGCCTTTGTGCTGAGCAAAGCGTGATGATTGGCAGTAAAATGCTGCTGCCAATTTTGGAGCAACATTTGCTTTCTTCATTTTTAAATTTCGAAGGACAAAGACCACATGCAGGCCGTTGGGAAACTGGGGTTAGAGAGTTCCCGGTTACCGGATTTTAGGCGCACTGCTACTCTTCAACGCCAGATACCTGTTGTTTATTGCCGTCTGCTGCTTCTTTGATGGGAATTGCGGGCTTTGGAGTAATGAATGCATCGCACTTTTTCTGGATTGCGGCCTTTTCTAGGGCGTCTCTCTCTCCCTTTAGCCGACCATATTCAGCCGCCTCTGGTCCATCACCCCCCTCCAAGAAAAACAGCGCTGGCCAAAAAACAACCATCCCAAGTGCCATCTGGGCTTTATCGTTATCTGCTGTTTTCTTAAGGTTGCCATGCAGTTCATTGGCGCGATGTGAGATACGTCCCAACTCACCCGCTATCTGGTCACAGTCATAGTTTTTGTATTGCATCGGTGACACGTAAGAGGTTTGGATTTTGTCAGGACTTGAGGCACACCCCACAATCATTACTGCTAGAGCAGACCCAAGAAGTACTTTCTTCATTTTTTTCCTCTTTTGGTGAATGAATGTCCCTCACGAAACTGAAGCGGTGGCGATCGAGTGGGTCATAGCCAGACGAAGTTCAGCTACTTGCACTTTCAATGCGCGTTACAACCATTGCCGCTAGAGCCCCAGAGAGTGCCAGCTTCAATGCCAATAGTAAGGGGCTCGCCTGCATAGTTGAAGATCAAGGGAGGGGTTCCGCTGGCAAGGCCACCTTACGGTATTCCTGTATTTTGCTATCGGGTATAAGGTTTTACGGCGCCGCTTGCAAAATCTTTAGGAAAGACTTCCTATGGGCTACTGGTCCTATCAGAATAGGAAGTAGTGGTGCTCTGGCAGCTGCAAAGAAACCAATCGCCATGGGATATTCTTACCAGCATGGGTTTCTTAGCGGGCAGAGCACACAGAGAGGCGGTCAAGTGCGTTGAGGAAAGACCCGATAGTTCGAGAGAAACAAGCACCAGGTCTATGCTATGGCGGTTGTAATTGCATGGAATTCGTCAGTGCCGGTGGTTTCCCTAATACCGGTGCTGGGGTGGTCTAGAGTAAGGGCCAATAAGCCTAGGGGGGATGTTTAGCTCCCAGCTTCATGGCTGCCTCCCTGCAAGGGCGCATCACCATGAATCATTCCCAGGCTAAGACTAAGGAAACTGTAAAAATTCGCCCCCGCTCGCCCTGCGGAAAGCCCTGCACCCCAATTTCCGTTCAGCATTGTTACATCACAAGCTAGATAACTCATCGCCTCGGCACAGCTAGCCATCTGCTTGCAATACCGCTTAGGCCCACACTGTGCCGCCGCTTTCTTTATCCTATCCCGTTTGTTATGCCTCGCCTCTGGAAGCGCTCACAAACCCCTGTGCGCCTCCCTGGCGGCTTTCTCTATGTCCAATAGGGTTCGGTCCCGTAGATAGTCCCTGTAGACCCAAGCCGCGCCCTGGCGCACCATTTCCCGGTTGACATCCACGCCATTGACAAATACATGACCCACGGTACGCCCATAGCGATCTACAGTCTCCACCACTACCCGCGCTTGTTTGCCGAATAGCAAATTAGAGAGAGCCTGCTTTGCCCGGCTGCCATAGGGTTGCCCCTTCTCGGGTGTGTCGATCTCGGCTAGTCGGACTTTAACTTGCTCTTTGGCGGGGGGCAATAAGGAGGAGAAATAGAAACAAGGCTAGTGCTTTCTTCATGGGACCTCATGGCGCGCATCACTGGCAGCAAAAAACAGAGCGAGTAACGAGCGGCGCTTTTTGATGTCCGAGTTCATAACGTTTTTAGGCATTCTGTTCCCAATACCATGCATTTGCTTCGATTGATCTCTTTTTGATGTTTTCAAAGATATTGATAAGAGCTTGGTATAACAATTCGAAATCAAGATCAGGCACCGGATTACCATTGAACGTCGACTCACTGAAAGTAACAGTACCAGCGGAAATGTCGTGCACAAGCTCACTTCGCACCCTTTCGTACGAAATGGCGGCGATTGTCCCTTTGAAGAGATTCTCCTGTAGCCAAGATTCCTGCCTATCAGATAGATTGCCACTAAGCTTGTCACGAACCACTTGCTGGGGTTGCAACTCATTTCCAAATTGATCGATCAGAGGCTCGATTTTGGATAAATCGACCTTGAAAGGTTTGGCATTCTGGATCACGAGACGAAGCCGCTTCGGATGCACCAATGAAAATAATAGGTTGCCGCTGTCTTCTTCGAGAATTCTTGCGTAATTTTTTAATTTCCGACTCGATTGATGGTGTTTCCGGCTTCCGAGAGCCTCAATATAGCAACAGCAAAGCATGAGCGCCTCATCGGGGTGTCCCTCCTCTCTAAGGCGAGGCAAAAACTTTATTCGAGCCTCAAGGTCATCGAAGTAAGCCTGAATCATGAATGCCTTTGTATTATTGTCCAAGTAGGAACTCCGCCTAACGCTACCGATAAGCCGCAGTGCTTTCCGGCGTTGGTTTCATCGGTTTATTAGGTAAGTTGCGTCTTGATTCGGATGAAGTCATGTTTCAACTCGATTAGCAATAAGAGGAACGAATTCGCCTCGAACCCATAGAGGCCCTGCCACTCATCCCCACCCTTCTGGACAGGATAGCGATATAGAATGCTAGGAGCTGGTATTTCCTTTCTGAAGGCGTCTATTTCTGCCTCAGAAAACCCCACGGGAAATTCCCCCTGAAAGGGAATATCCCAGTTGAACGAAGGCTCAGGAAAGTGTGACCGGTAGTCTGCTGCAAGCTCATGAAGATTGTGGCCTCGGTTCCCAAGATATGTTGAGGGTTCCCGCGCGAGAATAGCTCCCTTTAGAAACAGTTCGACGGCATGCGCCGCAAGCATTAAGACCACCGCCGCGTTTGACCATTTTCCCGAAGCAGGGTCCTGTACCATCTGCTGGCACATGGCATTGGCCGCTCCCAGATATGCCTCAGCATATGTAAAGAACCGCTCTGGCGCGGATAAGGACCGAATATCTTCATACGTAATCATGTCCCACGTCATTTGATTGGACTAAACAATTCCCATCGAGGAGGCGAGAGTACGGCTGTCCCCCCTCTGGTGTGTCGGCTCCAGATAATCGGACTTTAATCTGCTCTTTTACGGATGTCAGTAGGGTTAGGGTATCGCCATCGGATATGCCCACCACGCGGCCATGGTAGTCGGCTAGGGCGGTAAGGGGGAGAAATAGACACAAAAACACTATTATTTTTTTCATGGTACCTCAGACAAAAGAAAACCCCGCCAGGGCAAACCATAGCGGATATAGTAAAAGAGGGTTATCCCGCAAATATTGCTTGTAAACCTAGACAGCTTCGTGAACTGCTTGGTGCGGACCCGCATGTCGCGGTAGTGTGGGGACTAGGGGTTAAATGCCCCCGCTTACATAGCTATGAGCCGAGACGTTGCAATTTGAAGTAAGCCTTTCCAAGTGGCCTTAACTCCAATTTCGGTGGATTGCCTTTGGGCCAAGGGGCCAAATCAACTTCCAACAACCACTTCCCTATCTGGCTGTGAATAAGCTCTCTACAAGTTCCGCTCCAAAAGGACTTCTTGCCAACATTTACCTCTATTTCAGCCCCATCTTCCAGCGTGAGCTTCACTGATTGCCAGCCACGCTCAAAATAGCGGTCTCGATCCTCAATGGACAGCTTTACACCATAGCCAGCGCCTGATTTTTTGTGGCTTCCGTTACTCCACGCTATTACCTGCATAGTTTTTTCCTTCAGGCTCAATGATGAAACTCAGCCGCAGCTCTGGCGGCGCGAAGCGCCGACATAGACGTTGGCTGGAGTGCGTTGTTATGCATACTGGTACCAGGCCAGAAGACGCTCCAAACCATCTTGTGAAAGTATGGTTACCTTAAACGCGTGATGATTGAAGCCCAAAGTCTTTGTGATTAGCTCAAGATTGGAATGCCTTCCTATTTTTGATGCCGTTGGAGTATATGTGCCGTCCGGCACAACATCAGGCATGTGCTGCGGAATGCAGCTCAGGTACACAGAAACCTTCCTTTCATTCTCTTCGAGAAGAGCGATCTCGCGACCAGAGCGAAGCCTGAATGCCGATAGCTTGTCTCGCTCGTCGATAAACGATACGAGCGCAGATCCGTCCAGACATTCGCGTGCTTTATGTGGATTCCAAGCCATTTATTTTCTTTCAACTCCGATGCCTGCTCGGCTCAACCGCCCGCAAAAGCGGCACGCCATGCGCAAGAAAAAAACCAAGAGCTGACCCAATTTTGCAGATCAGGCTGGAGCCGAATGTTAGATTGATTCGGCCTAGAGGAGATCATCGACTGAAAGATTTAGATGTTTTCCATCAATAATTTCCTTGCCAAACTGGATAGCATGGCTCTCCGCATCTTTTCTTTCCTTGAATGCGTTGCTGGCAGAGAACGGCTTCACTAGTGACTCGTCGCGGCTATCGTGGTGCTTTGTGATCATTACTCTCACCGTCCATTCTCCCGTCTCCCGCAACTGGTATGGAGAAGGAGACAATTCAAATCCTTTGTAGATGGTAGCAAGCATGTATCCTCCTTCAATCTAACGCCGCGGCTTACCATTCCGCTGCATTCCAGGGTAAGCCGTGATCGAGGCGGCTGTTATGTGCCTCCAGTTATTCCGAAAAAATGTCAGTAATATCCTTCGCATGCCCAGTACGAAACAACTATGGCAATAGCTCGGTTTTGAGTTGTTTCGGCATCTTACCAAAAACCTGTATATTAAGCGCTGCAGAAAGGAGCAGCGCTGCCACTATACCGGCACAGAAAATGCATTTAAGTCTTTGAAAAAATGAAACTTTATGGCTTTAAGGTAGAAGCTCAGGCCTCACCCACCAGGCTCGTATCTATTCCGTAAGCTGAAGCCCAGGCCAGACACTCTTCCCCCTCTTTCCCGGTGGTGGCATGTGTTCCCGTGCTTAGATGGGTGAGACTAAAGGCCAGCAACCTAAGTTCTGGAGTAAGAGGAGAGTGTCTCCAAGGTGAGTACCGAGGTACCACAAATCAATAGCAGCTCCAAGTCTTGCGTAAAGCATGGGGGCACGTCAAAATCTAATCTATTACTAGAATTCTTATTCATTAAATTCTCGGCTTAGAGCACGCATGTCATTGGGACAGCCTGATTTATTTGAAGTATTTGGCCTTGGCGACTCTCGATCTCGCCCAAGTTATGGAAATTATATTCTAAAGGAGCGATTCTCCCCCTTATTGAAGTGGCCTGGGGGTAAAACGGCGGAGCTTAGCCTTATATTGCCTCGAATGCCGCAAAGAATTGGTCGTTTTTTCGAGCCATTTGTTGGAGGGGGTGCGGTATTTTTTTCGCTTTCAAGTAAAGTTCCCGCTTATCTCAACGATTTCTGTACTGATTTAATTGCTTTTTACCGGCAGGTGGCTACTTCAAACGAAGATTTTTATTCGATGCTAGAGGCGATTAATCGCTATTGGAAAAATATTGAAGAGGTAACAGTATGTTATTCCGGTGATCTTATCCGTATTTATCTTCAGTATAAACATAACTACTTAAATAACCATGACCTTAAAAATCGCCTCGTTGAATTTATTATTCAGAATTCTGAAGAGTTCAACAGCATATTCAGCAATGCATTTAATTATGACATACAGCATCTAATTGGCGAGATTGAGTCAAACCTCTTCAATAAGATGCAGCGCATGAAAAAACTAGAAGCAAAGCAGGGGGAACTATCACAAAAAGACTTACAGAGCAATTTAGAGGGTGCAATAAAATCTGCATTTTATATGCATATGCGATACCTATACAATTACCCATGCAAACACAACATTAGCGAAGCAAAGTTTGCAGCGATTTTCTTCTTTATAAGAGAATACGCTTATGCTGCAATGTTCAGATTTAATAAATCCGGCCAATTTAATGTTCCCTATGGTGGAATTTCCTACAACAGAAAAGATATAAAATTAAAAGTAAATCGTTTACGTCAGCGGTCACTTCTAGAAAAGCTAGAGAAAGCTGTTTTCGAAAACATGGATTTCGAGGAGTTTCTTGAAAAATTTAGACCTAAGAAAGGCGATTTTATTTTTCTAGATCCACCTTACGATACGGACTTCAGCGACTATGACAAAAACATTTTTGATAAAAGTGATCAAAAGCGTTTGGCTAATTATTTAATTAATCACTGCCAGGCAAACTTCATGTTAGTTATCAAAGCAACTGATTTTATTATTTCTCTCTATGAAAAGAAAGATCTTAATATACAAGCCTTTGATAAAAAGTATATGTGGACTATAAAAGAACGCAACATACGCGAGACAAAGCATTTAATGATAACCAATTACAAGCTATGATAATAGTGTGGATAGACTATGCCAGATCGCTCAGAAAAGGATTTGATCCTACCTGCCCTATGGCTCATGTCTAATTCAGAAAATTACACAACAGACACAACAACCCTCATTGAGAGTCTTACTGAGATCCTTAAACCCATAGACAAAGATGCTCGACAACTGAAAAATCGTAAGGATACTCACTTTTCACAGAAAGTGAGAAACCTGAAATCTCACAATGTACTTGATGGGTTAGCAGTTTACCAGTCTATGGGTGGGGGTAAATCGGGCTTATGGACCATCACTCCCAAAGGCCAATGCATTGTTAAAGATAATGTGGAATTGCTTACCTACCTATTCGAAAACGATTTTACTGGGGATGATATAGTCACCGGACTTAAGCAATTTGCTACAGAAGAGGTGCGCAGGCTACTTAAAATAGTGAATAAAAGAGGCAGTGAGGGCGCTGGAATTACTAACCAAGCTGTTACAGCTAGAGCAAAATCAAATAAAAA harbors:
- a CDS encoding thermonuclease family protein, with the protein product MKKIIVFLCLFLPLTALADYHGRVVGISDGDTLTLLTSVKEQIKVRLSGADTPEGGQPYSRLLDGNCLVQSNDVGHDYV
- a CDS encoding CV_2116 domain-containing protein is translated as MLATIYKGFELSPSPYQLRETGEWTVRVMITKHHDSRDESLVKPFSASNAFKERKDAESHAIQFGKEIIDGKHLNLSVDDLL
- a CDS encoding S8 family serine peptidase, with translation MLVSKIGMYVWAWTFLGLVLCAHSVAGEILEERPAKLSASILSPLIEGLLLEKTTLPFTLNQRVSTAREAVAKQAEYQSSESNRFRLEPTPPPAVIVEGIIVRFKSPQIQALARANLPPPKEVIAELESALGEALVFHGAMVNEAHVFRFLAPKESETVFSLLQRVERFSGIEWIEADTRMEAQSLSNDPFFHHQWNLEGEKEGFLGGIEAIRAWEITRGSADTIVAVVDSGIRPHPEFAARLLPGYDFVSEPGSANDGDGMDSDATDPGNWRVEGECGGQAARDSSWHGTHVAGIIAARGDNGFGMAGVDWHTRILPVRVLGRCGGTASDIANGMAWAAGLPVPGAPPNLHPAQVINLSLGGNGPCPRSHQEIINKILGKGVLVVVAAGNKSDDIRYYYPANCEGVLTVIATNHKGELASYTNLDFTGAGIAAPGGDISWYGHLEAGILSTMDNGAATPQGFDYAWSEGTSMAAPHISGIASLMLSVNPHLVGAELNAVLQFASKPFPAGNACATYGFCGIGIADGHGSVVLANVLNRYRLVYEFYNVDLNHYFLTGSKEDAAIVNQGGAGPGWYDTQRYFYAWSGPEEGALPVCRFYTQGANSHFYTANWEDCAYLRSLNPDNVLAPDQWTYEGIAFYAKLPTDGVCPGDSAPIYQVYNNRWMHNDSNHRFVSSLREYGAMISRGWVGEGIAFCAASVSGD
- a CDS encoding metal ABC transporter ATP-binding protein — its product is MKKVLLGSALAVMIVGCASSPDKIQTSYVSPMQYKNYDCDQIAGELGRISHRANELHGNLKKTADNDKAQMALGMVVFWPALFFLEGGDGPEAAEYGRLKGERDALEKAAIQKKCDAFITPKPAIPIKEAADGNKQQVSGVEE
- a CDS encoding thermonuclease family protein, translated to MPPAKEQVKVRLAEIDTPEKGQPYGSRAKQALSNLLFGKQARVVVETVDRYGRTVGHVFVNGVDVNREMVRQGAAWVYRDYLRDRTLLDIEKAAREAHRGL
- a CDS encoding ImmA/IrrE family metallo-endopeptidase, which encodes MINEEKRLYSNASELLFYLAKEKAFEVKAPIDVDRIAKELGILVELDFSLDSRNIVGEIFFKDETPIVKINPLQNSYSPRRRFTLAHEIGHYCLHSAKSKQGFTDSKKAMSRSESYWDSYESEANNFAAQLLMPQDLILEEGEKLIESIKKTCEEKALLTTFVEGMADKFEVSSKAMEYRLRKLRIIE
- a CDS encoding DNA adenine methylase, yielding MSLGQPDLFEVFGLGDSRSRPSYGNYILKERFSPLLKWPGGKTAELSLILPRMPQRIGRFFEPFVGGGAVFFSLSSKVPAYLNDFCTDLIAFYRQVATSNEDFYSMLEAINRYWKNIEEVTVCYSGDLIRIYLQYKHNYLNNHDLKNRLVEFIIQNSEEFNSIFSNAFNYDIQHLIGEIESNLFNKMQRMKKLEAKQGELSQKDLQSNLEGAIKSAFYMHMRYLYNYPCKHNISEAKFAAIFFFIREYAYAAMFRFNKSGQFNVPYGGISYNRKDIKLKVNRLRQRSLLEKLEKAVFENMDFEEFLEKFRPKKGDFIFLDPPYDTDFSDYDKNIFDKSDQKRLANYLINHCQANFMLVIKATDFIISLYEKKDLNIQAFDKKYMWTIKERNIRETKHLMITNYKL